One stretch of Pseudoramibacter sp. DNA includes these proteins:
- the ilvN gene encoding acetolactate synthase small subunit has translation METKHCLSLIVENKFGVLTRISALFARRGYNIDSLTVGMTEDEEISRITMVVTADEQTLEQIKKQLNKLINVIKVTELKKEGSIARELVFIKVKADGRTRSNIVEISNLFRAHVIDVSKESLILQITGTPSKIKAFMNMIEPYGIIEFVRSGVTGLQRGRQNA, from the coding sequence ATGGAAACAAAACACTGCTTATCGCTCATTGTTGAAAATAAATTCGGCGTTTTGACGCGCATTTCCGCTTTGTTTGCCCGGCGCGGGTACAACATCGACAGCCTGACGGTCGGCATGACCGAAGACGAAGAGATTTCCCGGATCACCATGGTGGTGACCGCCGACGAACAGACGCTGGAACAGATCAAAAAACAGCTGAACAAGCTCATCAACGTCATCAAGGTCACCGAGCTGAAGAAGGAAGGTTCCATCGCCAGAGAACTGGTGTTCATCAAGGTGAAGGCCGACGGCCGGACCCGTTCCAATATTGTGGAAATTTCCAATTTGTTCCGCGCCCACGTGATCGACGTGAGCAAGGAAAGCTTGATTCTGCAGATCACCGGCACGCCGTCGAAAATCAAGGCGTTTATGAACATGATCGAACCCTACGGCATCATCGAATTTGTCCGCAGTGGGGTCACCGGTCTCCAGCGGGGCCGTCAAAATGCCTAA
- a CDS encoding DUF362 domain-containing protein — protein sequence MKAEKSKVAVIRCDTYDAKQVEASVARGLALLGGITAFVSPEEKILLKPNLLRGKTPEAACTTHPQVFEGLVKALEAADCRNLCYGDSPGRGSPGQVADRSGIAEAAARHHIPLAEFNQGSTVDFPEGEQTKQFEIAEGVQQADALINLCKMKTHRLTRITGAVKNTFGCVYGLNKSASHARFPKALDFSRMLVDLNKLIRPRLYVMDGITAMEGNGPGNGDPVPMHVLIFSSDPVAVDATFARLIALDPAYVPTVVQGEAMGLGRFREDEIEYVGDDWRSLVNPNFNVERLPVADENMIGLSLLSRVRNVITRKPVIDAEKCVGCGVCVDSCPQGPKALVQAQKGQVPRYQYKQCIRCYCCQEMCPHEAIYVKTPVLGRLLIYRSADGKRR from the coding sequence TGAGGCAAGTGTCGCGAGGGGGCTGGCTCTGCTCGGCGGCATCACGGCTTTCGTTTCGCCGGAAGAAAAAATACTGCTCAAGCCCAATCTGCTTCGGGGCAAAACGCCGGAAGCAGCGTGCACGACGCACCCCCAGGTGTTTGAAGGGCTGGTAAAAGCCTTAGAGGCAGCGGACTGCCGAAACCTGTGCTACGGCGATTCACCGGGGCGGGGCAGTCCAGGCCAGGTGGCGGACCGGTCCGGCATTGCCGAAGCGGCGGCGCGCCACCACATTCCCCTGGCCGAATTTAATCAGGGGAGCACCGTGGATTTTCCCGAAGGCGAACAGACGAAGCAGTTTGAAATCGCCGAAGGGGTGCAGCAGGCCGACGCCCTCATCAATCTGTGCAAGATGAAAACTCACCGACTGACCCGCATTACCGGCGCTGTGAAAAACACCTTCGGCTGTGTTTACGGTCTGAACAAAAGCGCCAGCCACGCGCGGTTTCCCAAAGCACTCGATTTTTCACGGATGCTCGTGGATCTCAACAAACTGATCCGCCCGAGACTTTACGTCATGGACGGAATCACCGCCATGGAAGGCAACGGCCCGGGCAACGGCGATCCTGTGCCCATGCACGTCCTGATCTTTTCATCAGATCCGGTGGCGGTGGACGCGACCTTCGCCAGACTCATCGCCCTCGATCCCGCCTACGTGCCGACGGTCGTTCAGGGTGAAGCAATGGGGCTGGGCCGTTTCCGCGAAGATGAAATCGAATATGTCGGGGACGACTGGAGATCCCTGGTCAATCCCAATTTTAATGTCGAGCGTCTGCCCGTGGCGGACGAAAATATGATCGGCCTGAGCCTGCTCAGCCGGGTGCGCAATGTCATCACTCGAAAACCGGTGATCGACGCTGAAAAATGCGTAGGGTGCGGCGTCTGCGTGGACAGCTGCCCCCAGGGCCCCAAGGCCCTGGTGCAGGCCCAAAAAGGCCAGGTGCCCCGGTATCAGTACAAACAGTGCATCCGGTGCTACTGCTGTCAGGAAATGTGCCCCCACGAGGCCATTTATGTCAAAACCCCCGTTCTGGGACGGCTGCTCATTTACCGTTCCGCTGACGGAAAAAGGAGGTAA
- the ilvB gene encoding biosynthetic-type acetolactate synthase large subunit, whose amino-acid sequence MLASKLLFKCLEEEGVEMIFGYPGGALLPIYDALIDSKIKHILVRNEQAAPHYASGYARETGKVGVCMATSGPGATNLITGIATAYLDSIPIVAITGQVNRDLIGTDAFQEADIFGATLPFVKHSYLIKDPKDIPKVVKEAFYIASTGRPGPVLIDIPRDVQLENLKHIPHSDKLNIPGYKPTYEGHTGQIKRVLRKIKQSKRPMIYAGGGVILSGAREELVRLAEAMQAPVVTSFMGIGAFPQDHPLYAGIWGSHGYPETDQIVKMADMALCVGARMSNRGTSTAVLNQKEMIHIDIDPAEIGKNVNDTNIPVVGDAKIVLNEILDHDIQKADPAWIQTVHEVKSEHDKTRDADLDPNLQGVNPRNFFRWLSDTVPEDTTLVADVGLNQIWAALHFQIRNERRYLTSGGLGTMGYAIPAASGVCFGSRENPKTVIAVCGDGSFQMAEGELGVIAEHQLPLKLVVMNNHKLGMVRQQQHDIYGAKHHYSGTDINFNVPFTEVVKAYGFKAYRAETDEEARQAMAEALKEPGPTLVECAVDPDFIQF is encoded by the coding sequence ATGTTAGCTTCTAAATTATTATTCAAATGTCTGGAAGAAGAAGGCGTCGAAATGATTTTCGGCTATCCGGGCGGCGCGCTGCTGCCCATTTACGACGCCCTCATCGATTCAAAAATCAAACACATTCTGGTTCGCAACGAACAGGCGGCGCCCCATTACGCCAGCGGCTACGCCCGGGAAACCGGCAAAGTCGGGGTGTGCATGGCGACGTCAGGACCGGGAGCGACCAATTTGATCACCGGCATCGCGACGGCGTATTTGGATTCTATTCCCATCGTCGCCATTACGGGTCAGGTCAACCGGGATCTCATCGGCACCGACGCCTTTCAGGAAGCGGATATTTTCGGGGCGACCCTGCCTTTTGTCAAGCATTCCTATTTGATTAAAGATCCCAAGGATATCCCGAAGGTGGTCAAAGAAGCGTTTTATATCGCCTCCACAGGGCGTCCGGGACCGGTGCTCATCGACATCCCGAGGGATGTGCAGCTTGAAAATCTCAAGCACATTCCCCACAGCGACAAGCTCAATATTCCAGGGTACAAACCGACTTACGAAGGCCACACCGGGCAGATCAAGCGGGTGCTCCGGAAAATCAAACAGAGCAAACGCCCGATGATTTACGCCGGCGGCGGCGTGATTTTGAGCGGCGCTCGAGAAGAATTGGTGCGTCTCGCAGAAGCTATGCAGGCGCCGGTGGTCACGAGTTTCATGGGCATCGGGGCCTTTCCCCAGGATCATCCGCTGTACGCGGGCATCTGGGGCAGCCACGGCTATCCGGAAACGGACCAGATTGTCAAGATGGCGGACATGGCCCTGTGTGTCGGCGCCCGCATGAGCAACCGGGGCACATCGACGGCGGTGTTAAACCAAAAAGAAATGATCCACATCGACATCGACCCGGCGGAAATCGGCAAAAACGTCAACGACACGAACATTCCGGTGGTCGGTGACGCCAAAATCGTCTTGAACGAAATTCTGGATCACGACATTCAAAAAGCCGATCCGGCCTGGATTCAAACGGTTCACGAAGTGAAGAGCGAACACGACAAAACCCGGGATGCCGATTTGGACCCGAATCTTCAGGGAGTGAATCCCCGGAACTTCTTCAGATGGCTCAGCGACACGGTGCCCGAAGACACGACCCTCGTGGCGGACGTCGGTCTGAATCAGATCTGGGCGGCGCTCCATTTCCAAATCCGAAATGAACGCAGATACCTCACCTCAGGCGGCCTCGGCACCATGGGCTACGCCATTCCGGCGGCTTCCGGCGTGTGCTTCGGCTCCCGGGAAAATCCGAAGACCGTCATCGCGGTGTGCGGCGACGGCAGCTTCCAGATGGCCGAAGGGGAACTGGGCGTCATCGCCGAACATCAGCTGCCCCTGAAGCTCGTGGTGATGAACAACCACAAGCTGGGCATGGTGCGGCAGCAGCAGCATGACATCTACGGCGCCAAGCACCATTATTCGGGAACCGACATCAATTTCAACGTGCCCTTTACCGAAGTGGTCAAGGCCTACGGCTTCAAAGCCTACCGGGCGGAAACCGACGAAGAAGCGAGACAGGCGATGGCCGAAGCGCTGAAAGAACCGGGCCCGACCCTCGTTGAATGTGCGGTTGATCCGGACTTCATCCAGTTTTAA